The following are encoded in a window of Streptomyces sp. SAT1 genomic DNA:
- a CDS encoding transketolase gives MTTTDELGRTHGYADLPRLMGLMTGDEKHGPAATSTLDVLWVLYDRVLRVGPERRDAPERDRFLLSKGHGPMAYYAVLAAKGFLPVDWLPGFGAYDSPLGHHPDRTLVPGVEIGSGSLGHGLPLAVGTALGLRAQGLREPRVWVLIGDAELDEGSNHEAIAFAGPAGLDRLHTVVVDNSSASHARPGGIAARFEAAGWSAATVDGRDHEALYDAFTAPHPGRPHVVVARVEPKDS, from the coding sequence ATGACGACCACCGACGAACTCGGGCGCACCCACGGGTACGCCGACCTGCCCCGGCTGATGGGGCTCATGACGGGCGACGAGAAGCACGGGCCGGCGGCCACGTCGACGCTCGATGTGCTGTGGGTCCTGTACGACCGGGTCCTGCGGGTGGGACCGGAGCGGCGGGACGCCCCGGAGCGCGACCGGTTCCTGCTCTCCAAGGGGCACGGGCCGATGGCGTACTACGCCGTCCTCGCCGCCAAGGGCTTCCTGCCCGTGGACTGGCTGCCGGGCTTCGGCGCCTACGACTCCCCGCTCGGGCACCATCCGGACCGCACGCTGGTGCCGGGCGTGGAGATCGGCAGCGGGTCGCTGGGGCACGGGCTGCCCCTCGCGGTCGGCACGGCGCTCGGGCTGCGCGCCCAGGGGCTGCGCGAACCCCGGGTGTGGGTGCTGATCGGGGACGCCGAACTGGACGAGGGGAGCAACCACGAGGCGATCGCCTTCGCCGGTCCCGCGGGGCTGGACCGGCTGCACACCGTCGTCGTCGACAACTCCTCCGCCAGCCATGCCCGTCCCGGCGGGATCGCGGCCCGCTTCGAGGCGGCCGGCTGGTCTGCGGCGACCGTCGACGGCCGCGACCACGAGGCGCTGTACGACGCGTTCACCGCGCCGCACCCGGGCCGCCCGCACGTGGTGGTGGCGCGGGTGGAGCCGAAGGACTCCTGA